Proteins encoded within one genomic window of Bradyrhizobium sp. 186:
- the secD gene encoding protein translocase subunit SecD yields MLYFTRWRALGIILTALIVCLCAVPNFFPEAQVKTWPAWAQRRLVLGLDLQGGSYLLLEVDGNYVKKERLDQIRDEGRRVLRDNKIGFTGGLTVRNDAVEVRVTKESDVPTALSKLREMAQPLGGLIGSSGQRDLDVTDAGGGLIRLSPPQAAMIERMRKTIEQSIQIVERRVNELGTVEPVIQRQGNDRILVQVPGLQDPTRLKELLGKTAKMEFRMVDASVPPDQAQQGRLPPESELLMSASPPPTPYVVKKQVLVAGGDLTDAQASFDQRTNEPVVSFKFNTSGARKFSQATQENVGLPFAIVLDNKVISAPVIREPITGGQGQISGSFTVQSANDLAILLRAGALPAPLTVVEERTVGPGLGQDSIEKGELAAYVGSILVIVFMLLTYRLFGVFANIAVAINVAMIFGLLSLLNATLTLPGIAGIVLTVGIAVDSNVLIYERIREELRGGRNAISAIDAGFKRALATILDSNITTFIAAAVLFYIGTGPVRGFAVTLGIGIITTVFTAFTLTRLIVAGWVRWKRPQSVPI; encoded by the coding sequence ATGTTGTATTTCACGCGGTGGAGGGCGCTCGGGATTATCCTGACGGCGCTGATCGTGTGCCTCTGCGCGGTCCCGAACTTCTTTCCCGAGGCGCAGGTGAAGACCTGGCCCGCTTGGGCGCAGCGCCGGCTCGTGCTCGGCCTCGACCTTCAGGGCGGCTCCTACCTGCTGCTCGAGGTCGACGGCAATTACGTGAAGAAGGAGAGGCTCGACCAGATCCGCGACGAGGGACGTCGGGTGCTGCGTGACAACAAGATCGGCTTTACCGGCGGTCTCACTGTGCGCAATGACGCGGTCGAGGTTCGCGTCACCAAGGAATCCGACGTGCCGACCGCGCTGTCCAAGCTGCGGGAGATGGCCCAGCCGTTGGGCGGTCTCATAGGGTCCAGCGGTCAACGCGACCTTGACGTGACCGATGCAGGCGGCGGGTTGATCCGCCTGAGCCCACCGCAGGCCGCGATGATCGAGCGCATGCGCAAGACCATCGAGCAATCGATCCAGATCGTCGAACGCCGCGTCAACGAGCTTGGTACCGTCGAGCCTGTCATCCAGCGTCAAGGCAACGACCGCATCCTGGTGCAGGTCCCCGGGCTTCAGGATCCGACCCGCCTGAAGGAATTGCTGGGCAAGACCGCGAAGATGGAATTCCGGATGGTCGATGCCTCCGTGCCGCCGGACCAGGCGCAGCAGGGCAGGTTACCACCGGAATCCGAACTGCTGATGAGCGCGTCGCCGCCGCCGACCCCCTACGTGGTCAAAAAGCAGGTGCTGGTCGCGGGAGGCGACCTGACCGACGCCCAGGCGAGCTTCGACCAGCGCACGAATGAGCCGGTCGTCAGCTTCAAGTTCAATACGTCGGGTGCGCGCAAGTTCTCGCAGGCCACACAGGAAAACGTGGGGTTGCCGTTCGCGATCGTTCTCGACAACAAGGTGATCTCGGCGCCCGTCATCCGCGAGCCCATCACCGGTGGTCAGGGCCAGATCTCCGGCAGTTTCACCGTGCAATCGGCCAACGATCTCGCGATCCTCTTGCGCGCCGGCGCGCTGCCGGCGCCGCTCACGGTGGTCGAAGAACGCACCGTCGGTCCGGGTCTCGGCCAGGACTCGATCGAGAAGGGCGAGCTTGCGGCCTATGTCGGCTCGATCCTGGTCATCGTGTTCATGCTGCTGACCTACCGGCTGTTCGGCGTGTTCGCCAACATCGCGGTGGCGATCAACGTCGCGATGATCTTCGGCCTGCTGTCGCTGCTCAACGCCACGCTGACGCTGCCCGGCATCGCCGGCATCGTGCTCACCGTCGGCATCGCGGTCGATTCCAACGTGCTGATCTACGAGCGCATCCGCGAGGAGCTGCGCGGTGGCCGCAACGCGATCTCGGCGATCGACGCCGGCTTCAAGCGGGCGCTGGCGACCATCCTCGATTCCAATATCACGACCTTCATTGCCGCCGCAGTGCTGTTCTATATCGGCACCGGCCCGGTGCGCGGCTTTGCAGTGACGCTGGGCATCGGCATCATCACCACGGTGTTCACCGCCTTCACGCTGACCCGGCTGATCGTGGCCGGGTGGGTGCGGTGGAAGCGGCCCCAGAGCGTGCCGATCTAG
- a CDS encoding aminotransferase class V-fold PLP-dependent enzyme has protein sequence MIDIDRIRANTPATSRLAYLHNAGAALMPAPVVAAMKRHIDLESQIGGYAAADHESRRLESVYGSVARLLNAAPDEIALTENATVAWQMAFYALRFAEGDRILTAEAEYAANYVAFLQVAKRTGAIIDVVPSDASGELDIHALERMIDERVKLIAITWVPTNGGLVNPAAAVGKIARARGIPYLLDACQAVGQMAVDVEAIGCDMLSATGRKFLRGPRGTGFLYVRQAMLQQLEPPMIDHFAAPWVSRDAYRLRDDARRFETWENNYAARLGLGAAVDYALEIGLGPIEQRCRTLADRLRSGLASIRGIKIRDLGRAPGAIVSFTIEGYQAEAVVRSAAAAGITIGASDPSSTRIDAEVRSLPPVVRASPHYYNTEAEIDRLIGHLAGLTPQ, from the coding sequence TTGATCGACATCGACCGGATACGCGCCAACACGCCGGCCACCTCCCGGCTAGCATATCTCCATAATGCAGGCGCGGCTCTTATGCCGGCGCCCGTTGTCGCAGCGATGAAGCGGCATATCGATCTGGAGAGTCAGATCGGAGGTTATGCCGCCGCCGACCATGAATCTCGCCGACTTGAATCAGTCTACGGCTCGGTGGCCCGCCTGCTGAATGCCGCGCCTGATGAAATCGCCCTCACGGAGAATGCGACGGTTGCCTGGCAGATGGCGTTCTATGCGCTCAGATTTGCCGAGGGCGATCGAATCCTGACCGCAGAGGCGGAATACGCCGCCAATTATGTCGCATTTCTTCAGGTCGCGAAGAGAACGGGCGCGATCATCGACGTCGTGCCGAGCGATGCCAGCGGAGAGCTCGACATCCACGCGCTCGAACGCATGATCGACGAACGCGTGAAACTCATCGCGATCACCTGGGTTCCGACCAATGGCGGACTGGTCAATCCCGCGGCGGCCGTCGGCAAGATCGCGCGAGCGCGGGGTATTCCCTATCTGCTCGACGCCTGCCAGGCGGTCGGCCAGATGGCGGTCGACGTCGAAGCCATCGGCTGTGACATGCTGTCAGCCACCGGCCGCAAATTCCTGCGCGGCCCGCGGGGCACCGGCTTTCTCTACGTGCGACAAGCGATGCTGCAACAGCTCGAGCCGCCGATGATCGATCACTTCGCAGCCCCCTGGGTCTCCCGAGATGCATATCGGCTCCGCGACGACGCGCGCCGCTTCGAGACCTGGGAAAACAACTACGCAGCCCGGCTTGGGCTGGGCGCAGCTGTCGACTATGCGCTTGAGATCGGACTCGGCCCTATCGAGCAGCGCTGCCGCACGCTCGCGGACCGTCTTCGCAGCGGCCTCGCCTCCATTCGCGGCATCAAAATTCGCGACCTCGGACGCGCGCCGGGCGCCATCGTCAGCTTCACGATCGAGGGCTATCAGGCGGAAGCCGTCGTCCGTAGCGCGGCGGCGGCCGGCATCACGATCGGCGCCTCAGATCCGTCGAGCACCCGCATCGATGCCGAAGTCCGTTCGCTGCCGCCGGTGGTGCGTGCCTCGCCGCATTACTACAATACGGAAGCCGAGATCGATCGGCTGATCGGCCATCTGGCTGGCTTGACGCCGCAATAG
- a CDS encoding serine/threonine protein kinase, protein MSLPKDDAAVLSARWTEGVLLKRDVFSTVERGRFRGEHGEVDAVLRRLDEVPWWSLLLARHLFAREKHALVLAKGLNIGPELLWAGRSALVRGFVDGVALHLAKPHGDLAYFRSAKAALRRLRRAGICHNDLAKEQNWLVGRDGRAYVTDFQLAACFERRGRLYRILAYEDLRHLLKHKRSYAPEALTPRERKILANKSFAASLWLATGKKVYRAITRGLFNFTDREGGGRRLVNDAPVLAALIRKNPAVRDTAIVAFADRRSGVGLYAFVEADRAALEGQLRNELTAAKGPKPPEHIQVVHALPRDTSGKPRTEILQLVAMNQLDLIEPMMKNDQDRAFLKDILEQRKNLRDRFNFEADLPAS, encoded by the coding sequence ATGAGCCTCCCCAAAGACGACGCCGCGGTGCTCTCGGCGCGCTGGACCGAAGGCGTGCTGCTCAAGCGCGACGTGTTCTCGACCGTCGAGCGCGGCCGCTTCCGCGGCGAGCACGGCGAGGTCGATGCCGTGCTGCGCCGGCTCGATGAGGTGCCGTGGTGGTCGCTTCTGCTGGCACGTCACCTGTTCGCCCGCGAGAAGCACGCACTGGTGCTCGCCAAGGGTCTCAACATCGGCCCCGAACTGCTGTGGGCCGGCCGCAGCGCTTTGGTCCGCGGCTTCGTCGACGGCGTCGCGCTGCATCTGGCAAAGCCGCATGGCGACCTCGCCTATTTCCGCTCGGCCAAGGCTGCGCTGCGCCGGCTGCGCCGCGCCGGCATATGCCACAACGATCTCGCCAAGGAACAGAACTGGCTGGTCGGCCGCGACGGACGCGCCTATGTGACCGACTTCCAGCTCGCCGCCTGCTTCGAGCGCCGCGGCCGGCTCTATCGCATCCTCGCCTATGAAGACCTTCGGCATCTTCTCAAGCACAAGCGCTCCTACGCACCTGAGGCGCTGACGCCGCGCGAGCGCAAGATCCTCGCCAACAAGTCCTTTGCCGCGAGCCTGTGGCTCGCTACCGGCAAGAAGGTCTATCGCGCGATCACGCGCGGCCTGTTCAATTTCACCGACCGCGAAGGCGGCGGCCGCAGGCTCGTCAACGATGCGCCGGTGCTGGCCGCCCTGATCCGCAAGAATCCGGCCGTGCGCGACACCGCTATCGTCGCCTTTGCCGACCGCCGCTCCGGCGTCGGGCTCTATGCTTTCGTCGAGGCTGATCGGGCCGCGCTCGAAGGCCAGCTCCGCAACGAACTGACCGCAGCCAAGGGACCAAAGCCGCCGGAGCACATCCAGGTCGTGCACGCGCTGCCCCGCGACACGAGCGGCAAGCCGCGCACCGAGATCCTGCAACTGGTCGCCATGAACCAGCTCGACCTGATCGAGCCGATGATGAAGAACGACCAGGACCGCGCCTTCCTGAAGGACATCCTGGAGCAGCGCAAAAACCTGCGCGACCGTTTCAATTTCGAGGCGGACTTGCCGGCGAGCTAG
- a CDS encoding Mth938-like domain-containing protein — MAGDPNAPHFPRSAPVEAYGKGGFAFAGMSHRGSLLCLPDAIWAWDVTDPTKIDRYSLDRVFTSANSIDTLLIGTGTGVWLPPPELRQALKAVRVVLDTMQTGPAVRTYNIMIGERRRVAAALIAVP; from the coding sequence ATGGCCGGCGATCCCAACGCTCCGCATTTCCCGCGCTCGGCGCCCGTTGAGGCCTACGGCAAGGGCGGCTTCGCCTTTGCCGGGATGTCGCATCGCGGTTCGCTGCTCTGCCTGCCCGACGCGATCTGGGCCTGGGACGTAACGGATCCCACCAAGATCGATCGCTATTCGCTGGATCGGGTCTTCACGTCCGCCAACAGCATCGATACGCTTCTGATCGGGACCGGAACCGGCGTGTGGCTGCCGCCGCCGGAGCTGCGCCAGGCGCTGAAAGCGGTAAGGGTGGTGCTGGACACGATGCAGACCGGCCCCGCCGTGCGCACCTACAACATCATGATCGGCGAACGGCGGCGCGTTGCGGCCGCGCTGATCGCCGTGCCATGA
- the yajC gene encoding preprotein translocase subunit YajC: protein MLITPAYAQAAGAGDTNSMLMSLLPFALIFVIMYFLILRPQQKKVKDHADLVKNIRRGDTVVTSGGLVGKVTKVVDDDQIEFEIADGVRVRQMRSMVSGVRAKGEPAKESAKEVAKDDTSAK from the coding sequence ATGCTGATTACTCCTGCGTATGCCCAGGCTGCGGGCGCCGGCGACACCAACAGCATGTTGATGTCGCTGCTGCCGTTCGCCCTGATCTTCGTGATCATGTACTTCCTGATTCTGCGCCCGCAGCAGAAGAAGGTGAAGGATCATGCCGACCTTGTGAAGAACATCCGCCGCGGCGACACCGTCGTGACCTCGGGCGGCCTCGTCGGCAAGGTCACCAAGGTCGTCGATGACGACCAGATCGAGTTCGAGATCGCCGATGGCGTGCGGGTGCGGCAGATGCGTTCGATGGTCTCCGGCGTGCGCGCCAAGGGCGAGCCGGCCAAGGAAAGCGCTAAGGAAGTCGCCAAGGACGACACCTCCGCGAAATGA
- the trmFO gene encoding methylenetetrahydrofolate--tRNA-(uracil(54)-C(5))-methyltransferase (FADH(2)-oxidizing) TrmFO, whose product MTGPQSNIVHVIGAGLAGSEAAWQVAKSGMPVVLHEMRPTRMTEAHRTDGLAELVCSNSFRSDDAANNAVGLLHAEMRRLGSLIMRAADANQVPAGGALAVDREGFSAAVTKALNDHPLIEIARGEVAGLPPAQWSNVIVATGPLTSAPLADAIRELTDESALAFFDAIAPIVHRESIDMSVAWFQSRYDKVGPGGNGADYINCPMTKEQYDGFVAALIAGEKTEFKQWETNTPYFDGCLPIEVMAERGPETLRHGPMKPVGLTNPRDPATKAYAIVQLRQDNKLGTLYNIVGFQTKLKYGEQQRIFRTIPGLEKAEFVRLGGLHRNTFLNSPKLLDGQLRLRAQPRLRFAGQMTGCEGYVESASVGLIAGLYAAADVRGETLASPPGTTALGSLLGHITGGHIETIEPGTRSFQPMNINFGLFPPLASVPTKKPDGTRLRGNEKTVAKRQAMSARALADLDRWIADHLHIAAAA is encoded by the coding sequence ATGACAGGACCCCAATCCAACATTGTGCACGTGATCGGCGCAGGCCTTGCCGGCTCCGAGGCCGCCTGGCAGGTGGCCAAATCAGGCATGCCCGTGGTGCTGCACGAGATGCGGCCGACCCGTATGACCGAGGCGCACCGTACCGACGGGCTCGCCGAGCTGGTCTGCTCCAATTCGTTCCGCTCGGACGATGCTGCCAACAACGCCGTAGGCCTGCTGCACGCGGAAATGCGCCGACTCGGTTCGCTGATCATGCGCGCGGCCGATGCCAATCAGGTGCCCGCCGGAGGCGCGCTGGCGGTGGACCGCGAGGGCTTTTCGGCCGCCGTCACCAAAGCGCTCAACGATCATCCCCTGATCGAGATTGCCCGCGGCGAGGTCGCAGGCCTGCCGCCGGCGCAATGGAGCAACGTGATCGTTGCGACCGGCCCCCTCACCTCCGCGCCCCTCGCCGACGCTATCCGCGAGTTGACCGACGAGAGCGCCCTCGCCTTCTTCGACGCGATCGCGCCGATCGTGCACCGCGAATCCATCGACATGTCGGTGGCCTGGTTCCAGTCGCGCTATGACAAGGTCGGCCCCGGCGGCAACGGCGCCGACTACATCAACTGCCCGATGACCAAGGAGCAGTACGACGGCTTCGTCGCCGCGCTCATCGCCGGCGAGAAGACCGAGTTCAAGCAGTGGGAGACCAACACGCCGTATTTCGACGGCTGCCTGCCGATCGAAGTGATGGCGGAGCGCGGACCCGAGACGCTGCGCCACGGCCCAATGAAGCCGGTCGGCCTCACCAATCCGCGCGATCCCGCCACAAAGGCTTATGCGATCGTGCAGCTCCGCCAGGACAACAAGCTCGGCACGCTCTACAACATCGTCGGCTTCCAGACGAAATTGAAATACGGCGAGCAACAGCGCATCTTCCGCACCATTCCGGGGCTGGAGAAGGCCGAATTCGTCCGCCTCGGCGGCCTACATCGCAACACCTTCCTGAACTCGCCAAAACTGCTCGACGGCCAGTTGCGCCTGCGTGCTCAGCCTCGGCTGCGCTTTGCCGGCCAGATGACGGGCTGCGAGGGCTATGTCGAATCCGCCAGCGTCGGCCTGATTGCCGGCCTCTATGCGGCAGCCGACGTACGTGGCGAAACGCTGGCGAGCCCGCCGGGCACAACGGCGCTGGGTTCTCTGCTCGGCCACATCACCGGCGGCCATATCGAAACCATCGAACCAGGCACGCGATCGTTCCAGCCGATGAACATCAATTTCGGCCTGTTCCCGCCGCTTGCGAGCGTGCCGACGAAGAAGCCCGACGGCACGCGTCTGCGCGGCAACGAAAAGACGGTGGCCAAGAGACAGGCGATGAGCGCACGGGCGCTCGCCGATCTCGATCGCTGGATCGCCGATCACCTGCACATTGCCGCAGCGGCGTGA
- a CDS encoding phytoene/squalene synthase family protein, protein MSDAAPPPDSVAFCADLVRSHDFPRYAATLFAPTAERRALLALYAFNVEIVRVRDQVSQPLPGEIRLQWWTDMLSGQVHGSAEGNPVAAELLRAIRDFDLPVEPLSLLADEHQFDLYNDPMPTLTALEGYLAATCSALFELAARIMAPPSPAIEHLARHAGLAQGIVQIITNLPRDAAHRQLFLPQQLLTNHSCPMEDVFAGKETPNLRAVLDQLAGEARQHLATASSLLAEVPAPARSAFLPLGQTRADLKRLSRPGRNPFTPQPSSRLRTLWTLWRASRSREFTK, encoded by the coding sequence ATGAGCGACGCTGCGCCGCCGCCCGATTCCGTCGCCTTCTGCGCCGATCTCGTGCGCAGCCATGACTTTCCGCGCTATGCCGCGACGCTGTTCGCGCCCACCGCCGAGCGCCGCGCACTGCTGGCGCTCTACGCTTTCAATGTCGAGATCGTCCGCGTCCGCGATCAGGTGAGCCAGCCCTTGCCAGGCGAAATCCGCCTGCAATGGTGGACCGACATGCTCTCAGGCCAAGTCCATGGCAGCGCCGAGGGCAATCCGGTGGCGGCAGAGCTGCTGCGCGCGATCCGCGATTTCGACCTGCCGGTCGAGCCGTTGTCGCTGCTCGCCGACGAGCACCAGTTCGATCTCTATAACGATCCGATGCCGACACTAACGGCCCTGGAAGGGTATCTGGCCGCGACCTGTTCGGCATTGTTCGAACTCGCGGCCCGGATCATGGCGCCGCCTTCGCCTGCCATCGAGCATCTGGCAAGGCATGCCGGGCTGGCCCAGGGCATCGTGCAGATCATCACGAATCTGCCGCGCGATGCCGCGCATCGGCAACTGTTCCTGCCGCAGCAGCTTCTGACGAACCATAGTTGCCCTATGGAGGATGTCTTCGCCGGCAAGGAGACGCCCAATTTGCGTGCCGTGCTGGATCAGCTCGCGGGCGAAGCCCGCCAACACCTGGCCACGGCCTCATCGTTGCTGGCGGAGGTGCCGGCTCCGGCGCGGTCTGCGTTTCTGCCGCTGGGCCAAACGCGGGCCGACCTCAAGCGCCTGTCGCGGCCTGGACGCAACCCGTTCACGCCGCAGCCGTCGTCGCGGCTGCGCACTCTGTGGACGCTGTGGCGGGCCTCGCGGTCACGGGAATTTACCAAATAG
- the secF gene encoding protein translocase subunit SecF: MTHYVLVGLGILIAVLTVVAALGLLPSLRIVPDNTHFDFTRFRRISFPISAALSIVAITLFFTHGLNFGIDFRGGTLLEVQAKSGTADIAAMRTTLDALRLGEVQLQQFGGPADVLIRVAEQPGGDAAQQEAVQKVRAALGDSVDYRRVEVVGPRVSGELLAYGMLGLMLAIVSILIYLWFRFEWQFALGAMIANVHDIVLTIGFMSVSQVDFDLTSIAALLTILGYSLNDTVVIYDRIREMLRRYKKMPMPQLLNESINSTLSRSIITHFTVTLALLALLLFGGHAIHSFTAVMMFGVVLVGTYTSIFIAAPILIYLGVGEHREDAAEAATPAKKSKA; encoded by the coding sequence GTGACTCACTACGTTCTCGTCGGGCTTGGCATCCTCATTGCCGTTCTCACCGTGGTCGCCGCGCTCGGGCTGCTGCCGTCGCTGCGCATCGTCCCGGACAATACGCATTTCGACTTCACGCGTTTCCGCCGCATCAGCTTTCCGATTTCGGCGGCGCTGTCGATCGTCGCGATCACGCTGTTCTTTACCCATGGCCTGAATTTCGGCATTGACTTCCGCGGCGGCACGCTGCTCGAAGTGCAGGCCAAGTCGGGCACCGCCGACATCGCGGCGATGCGCACCACGCTCGATGCCCTGCGTCTCGGCGAAGTCCAGTTGCAGCAGTTCGGCGGTCCGGCTGATGTCCTGATCCGCGTCGCGGAGCAGCCGGGCGGCGACGCCGCCCAGCAGGAGGCCGTCCAGAAGGTCCGTGCCGCGCTCGGCGATTCCGTCGACTATCGCCGCGTCGAAGTGGTGGGCCCACGCGTCTCCGGCGAGCTGCTGGCTTACGGCATGCTGGGCCTGATGCTCGCGATCGTCTCGATCCTGATCTATCTCTGGTTCCGTTTCGAGTGGCAGTTCGCGCTCGGCGCCATGATCGCCAACGTGCACGATATCGTGCTGACCATCGGCTTCATGTCGGTCAGCCAGGTCGATTTCGACCTGACCAGTATCGCGGCGCTTCTGACCATTCTGGGCTATTCGCTCAACGACACCGTCGTCATCTATGACCGTATTCGTGAAATGCTGCGGCGCTACAAGAAGATGCCGATGCCGCAATTGCTCAACGAGTCCATCAACTCGACGCTGTCGCGTTCGATCATCACCCACTTCACGGTAACGCTGGCGCTGCTGGCTCTGCTTCTGTTCGGCGGTCACGCCATTCACAGCTTCACCGCGGTGATGATGTTCGGCGTGGTGCTGGTCGGCACCTATACCTCGATCTTCATCGCGGCGCCGATCCTGATCTATCTGGGTGTCGGCGAGCATCGCGAGGATGCGGCGGAAGCGGCTACGCCGGCGAAGAAAAGCAAGGCATGA
- a CDS encoding threonine ammonia-lyase, which produces MAELSQGTSSDLSGFPVAPAHIHAAAETIRGAVVETPCGYSRTLSSICGCDIWLKFENLQFTSSFKERGALNRLTALTPEERTRGVIAMSAGNHAQGVAYHAKRLGIPATIVMPVGTPMVKVENTKHHGAEVVVTGATLEEAAAFARSHGEARGMIFVHPYDDPLVIAGQGTVGLEMLRAVPELDTLVVPIGGGGLISGIAIAAKSLKPSLRILGVEAWLYPSMYNAIHDGNLPARGDTLAEGIAVKSPGKITTEIVRRLVDDIALVNEAELERAVATLMSIEKTVVEGAGAAGLAAVMSDPSRFAGQKVGLVLSGGNIDTRLIASVLTRELAREGRLTQLSLDIPDRPGQLAAVAALLAEAGANIIEVSHQRTFSDLPAKATLLQLVIETRDSAHLDEVMAKLGAAGLSARCT; this is translated from the coding sequence ATGGCTGAGTTGTCCCAAGGCACGTCCTCCGATCTAAGCGGCTTTCCGGTCGCGCCGGCCCACATTCATGCCGCCGCCGAGACCATCCGGGGCGCCGTCGTCGAGACGCCCTGTGGCTACAGCCGCACGCTGAGCAGCATCTGCGGCTGCGACATCTGGCTCAAATTCGAGAACCTCCAGTTCACCTCCTCGTTCAAGGAGCGCGGCGCGCTCAACCGGCTCACCGCGCTGACGCCGGAGGAGCGCACGCGCGGTGTTATCGCCATGTCGGCGGGAAACCACGCGCAAGGCGTTGCCTATCACGCCAAGCGGCTCGGCATTCCCGCCACCATCGTCATGCCGGTCGGCACGCCGATGGTGAAGGTCGAGAATACGAAGCACCATGGCGCCGAGGTGGTGGTCACAGGCGCGACGCTCGAGGAGGCCGCCGCATTCGCGCGTAGCCACGGCGAAGCCCGCGGCATGATCTTCGTCCACCCCTATGACGATCCGCTCGTGATCGCAGGGCAGGGCACCGTTGGCCTCGAGATGCTCAGGGCCGTGCCGGAACTCGACACGCTGGTCGTTCCGATCGGCGGCGGCGGCCTGATCAGCGGCATCGCCATCGCCGCGAAATCGCTGAAGCCGTCGCTGCGGATCCTGGGCGTCGAGGCCTGGCTCTATCCTTCGATGTACAACGCCATCCATGACGGCAATCTCCCCGCACGCGGCGATACGCTCGCCGAAGGCATAGCGGTCAAATCACCGGGCAAGATCACCACCGAGATCGTTCGCCGGCTCGTCGACGACATCGCGCTTGTCAACGAAGCCGAGCTCGAACGTGCGGTCGCGACCCTGATGTCGATCGAGAAGACGGTCGTCGAGGGCGCCGGTGCCGCCGGTCTCGCCGCGGTGATGTCCGATCCGTCGCGCTTCGCCGGCCAAAAGGTTGGCCTGGTCCTGAGCGGCGGCAACATCGACACAAGGCTGATCGCGTCCGTTCTCACGCGAGAGCTTGCGCGCGAGGGACGGTTGACCCAGTTGTCGCTCGATATCCCCGACCGGCCTGGTCAGCTGGCCGCGGTCGCGGCGCTGCTGGCCGAGGCCGGAGCCAACATCATCGAGGTCTCGCATCAGCGGACGTTCTCCGACCTGCCGGCCAAGGCGACGTTGCTGCAACTGGTCATCGAAACCCGCGACAGCGCCCATCTCGACGAGGTCATGGCCAAGCTTGGCGCAGCCGGATTGAGTGCGCGCTGCACGTGA
- a CDS encoding CAP domain-containing protein, protein MDTWGTMKRRVLRGVIAGLMLLAAMPALAAETPAELISSFRLKHGEVRVVRDATLDRIAMDQARAMAAKDDLSHDALGPFNRRVAPAGAGRAAENIAYGYDGFEKTLGQWIDSSGHRKNLLLHNASRVGIASAKNTSGKRTYWAMVIAGDYEPKPGKRKKDKEPLVAVKREAPSSSKPKSSSCHIKLLGLCI, encoded by the coding sequence ATGGACACTTGGGGGACGATGAAGCGTCGTGTTCTTCGCGGAGTGATCGCAGGCCTTATGCTGCTGGCAGCCATGCCTGCATTAGCCGCCGAGACCCCGGCCGAATTGATCTCCAGCTTCCGTCTCAAGCACGGTGAGGTCCGCGTCGTGCGCGATGCCACCCTCGACCGCATTGCGATGGACCAGGCGCGCGCGATGGCGGCGAAGGACGATCTCAGTCACGATGCCCTCGGCCCGTTCAACCGGCGCGTCGCACCGGCCGGCGCAGGTCGCGCCGCCGAGAACATCGCCTACGGCTACGACGGTTTCGAGAAGACGCTCGGCCAGTGGATCGACTCCTCCGGACACCGCAAGAATCTGCTGCTGCATAATGCCTCCCGTGTCGGGATCGCGAGCGCGAAAAATACCAGCGGCAAGCGGACCTATTGGGCGATGGTGATTGCGGGCGACTACGAGCCGAAGCCGGGCAAGCGCAAGAAGGACAAGGAGCCGCTGGTTGCCGTGAAACGTGAGGCTCCTTCCTCAAGCAAGCCCAAATCCAGCAGCTGCCACATCAAGCTGCTCGGCCTCTGCATCTGA